CCTCTTCACGTAGCCTAGCAATCTCACTCTGAGCTCGATCCACAATCTGTTTCTTCTGCAACTCCAAATCTTTCTGAAAATCAGCTCTCATCTTCTCCAACTCCTTCATTTGATCCTTCTtactcttctccatcttctcataaACCTTCCCAAACCTCTCAACGGAATCCGCCAACATCTTATA
The window above is part of the Camelina sativa cultivar DH55 unplaced genomic scaffold, Cs unpScaffold17746, whole genome shotgun sequence genome. Proteins encoded here:
- the LOC104775527 gene encoding trihelix transcription factor ASIL2-like — its product is MMDSPGDSEEEEDEEDEVDYERKKFNDAASYKMLADSVERFGKVYEKMEKSKKDQMKELEKMRADFQKDLELQKKQIVDRAQSEIARLRE